Proteins encoded together in one Blastocatellia bacterium window:
- a CDS encoding NapC/NirT family cytochrome c, whose product MVKQIKIWFWDMIRLFGRNWITALGAALATVSALLIIAFLILGLLGNEETPYVGIMAFLILPAVFVLGLLVIPVGVYWERKRAAGNPTPRDPAQIYPKIDFSLPHVRRAAGLVTFLTVVNLLLLSLVTYEGVQYMDSVPFCGQVCHSVMEPEYTAYIRSPHSRVKCVECHIGPGAPWFVRSKLSGVGQVLAVAFNTYNRPIPTPVENLRPSRDTCEQCHWPEKFTGDRIKVITKFADDEANTPLKTVLLMHIGGGAQGSGGIHSWHIDPRRETRYIAADPQRQTIAWVQVRESDGTTTEYTARENPLTPEQMARAEVRVMDCIDCHNRPTHIFQHPDQGMDDALASGRIDRSLPYIKKVGTAALTEARGEKSAALQMIAQRIRTFYRENYPSLAESRRDAIEAAIGEIQAIYSRNVFPQMNLTWGTYPNNLGHERFPGCFRCHDDAHVSRDGKAIRQDCNICHTLLAIEEKEPEVLKQLEIR is encoded by the coding sequence ATGGTGAAGCAGATCAAAATTTGGTTTTGGGACATGATCCGGCTCTTTGGCCGGAACTGGATCACGGCTCTGGGGGCGGCATTGGCAACGGTGAGCGCCCTTCTCATTATCGCCTTTCTCATCCTTGGACTTCTGGGAAACGAGGAGACTCCTTACGTCGGAATCATGGCATTTTTGATCCTGCCCGCCGTGTTCGTCCTGGGACTCCTCGTTATCCCGGTTGGCGTGTACTGGGAACGAAAGCGCGCCGCTGGAAATCCGACGCCAAGGGATCCAGCGCAGATTTACCCGAAAATTGATTTCAGCCTCCCGCATGTTCGGCGGGCCGCCGGGTTGGTGACGTTCCTCACAGTGGTCAACCTGCTTCTGCTATCGCTGGTAACTTACGAAGGCGTTCAGTACATGGACTCGGTTCCCTTCTGCGGGCAGGTCTGTCACTCAGTGATGGAGCCGGAGTATACGGCCTACATTCGCTCACCTCACTCACGGGTCAAGTGCGTTGAGTGTCACATCGGACCCGGGGCCCCTTGGTTCGTGCGCTCGAAGCTGTCAGGTGTCGGGCAAGTTCTAGCCGTCGCCTTCAACACATACAACCGCCCGATTCCAACGCCGGTGGAGAACTTGCGGCCCTCACGCGATACGTGTGAGCAATGCCACTGGCCGGAAAAATTCACCGGAGATCGCATCAAGGTGATCACCAAGTTCGCCGATGATGAAGCCAATACGCCTCTGAAGACCGTTCTCCTCATGCACATCGGCGGGGGCGCCCAGGGCAGCGGGGGTATTCATAGCTGGCACATTGATCCTCGAAGGGAAACCCGCTACATCGCCGCCGATCCCCAACGGCAGACTATCGCCTGGGTTCAAGTTCGGGAATCTGACGGGACGACCACCGAGTATACGGCCAGGGAGAATCCTCTCACTCCCGAGCAAATGGCACGAGCGGAAGTTCGCGTGATGGATTGCATTGATTGTCACAACCGACCCACCCACATCTTTCAGCATCCCGATCAGGGAATGGATGATGCCCTGGCCAGCGGACGAATTGATCGTTCTCTCCCCTATATCAAGAAGGTGGGGACGGCTGCTCTCACCGAGGCGCGAGGGGAGAAATCAGCCGCCCTTCAAATGATCGCCCAGCGCATCCGCACCTTCTATCGAGAGAATTATCCATCTCTGGCAGAGAGTCGGCGGGACGCCATCGAAGCCGCCATCGGGGAGATACAGGCGATCTACAGCCGCAACGTTTTCCCACAGATGAACCTCACCTGGGGGACGTACCCGAATAATCTCGGTCACGAGCGATTCCCCGGATGTTTCCGCTGCCATGACGATGCTCACGTGAGCCGCGACGGAAAAGCCATCCGTCAGGATTGCAACATCTGTCATACGCTACTGGCAATCGAGGAGAAGGAACCCGAAGTGCTCAAACAGTTGGAGATTCGATGA
- a CDS encoding DmsE family decaheme c-type cytochrome codes for MERRTTLSQIMAGAIIAAVVAVALFLLTGVAVSQSERDGSRGETHQEPQKESAYVGTEACKLCHEEISNHFAQTAHAITLTSAKYPESERGCEACHGPGKEHVDGGGDVTKIYGFRHRPVSEMNSRCLNCHERQEERHNYRQSEHGLNQVACIDCHSSHAPQRIENLLVRRPPDLCYTCHGEIRQEFSKTFHHRVPEGGLQCTTCHNQHGGFNVTQTRETAGGTDPICLKCHTDKQGPFVFEHAPVKLEGCTICHTPHGSTNPRLLKRPTVHLLCLECHADTPGILGPEPPAFHDLRTARFQNCTTCHVKIHGSNVNRLFLQ; via the coding sequence ATGGAAAGACGAACGACACTGTCCCAGATCATGGCCGGAGCTATCATCGCTGCCGTGGTTGCAGTGGCCCTGTTCCTGCTCACCGGGGTGGCCGTCAGTCAGAGCGAACGCGATGGAAGCAGAGGAGAGACCCACCAGGAACCACAGAAGGAAAGCGCCTATGTCGGAACGGAAGCGTGTAAGCTTTGCCATGAGGAGATTTCCAACCACTTCGCGCAGACGGCGCACGCGATCACGCTCACCTCGGCGAAATATCCGGAAAGCGAACGTGGATGCGAGGCCTGCCATGGACCGGGGAAAGAGCACGTGGACGGGGGCGGCGATGTCACCAAAATCTACGGCTTTCGCCATCGGCCCGTGAGCGAGATGAACAGCCGCTGCCTCAATTGTCACGAGCGACAGGAGGAACGTCACAACTATCGGCAGTCCGAGCACGGGCTCAACCAGGTAGCTTGCATTGATTGTCACTCGTCGCATGCCCCCCAGCGGATCGAGAATCTCCTGGTACGCCGTCCGCCCGACCTCTGTTACACCTGTCACGGTGAGATCCGCCAGGAGTTCTCCAAAACTTTCCATCATCGGGTTCCCGAAGGAGGACTTCAGTGTACCACGTGTCACAATCAGCATGGCGGATTCAACGTCACACAAACGAGAGAAACAGCGGGGGGCACCGATCCTATCTGCTTGAAGTGCCATACGGATAAACAGGGACCGTTTGTCTTCGAGCACGCACCCGTCAAGCTGGAAGGGTGCACGATCTGCCATACACCTCACGGTTCGACGAATCCCCGGCTTCTGAAGCGGCCGACGGTTCATCTGCTCTGCCTCGAATGCCACGCCGATACGCCGGGAATTTTGGGGCCTGAACCGCCGGCGTTTCATGATCTTCGCACGGCACGCTTTCAAAACTGCACGACCTGTCATGTGAAGATTCACGGGTCGAACGTCAACAGACTCTTTTTGCAATGA
- a CDS encoding class IV adenylate cyclase, with protein sequence MSDVRREVEVKIPCQENPLDRFPELVREIVAARHFEDNWLLDFDDRRLARKDSVLRVRLVGDRGWITFKRAVKDDTPYKVREEIEAETDNPQAVLALLRHLDLKPVFRYQKFRTSYRVSLPSGASLSAMYDETPIGNFLEVEGTEAAIDEFLGHLGIAQHAVITLSYPALYKARCRESGGSDTEMVFGDTTMA encoded by the coding sequence ATGAGCGACGTGAGGCGAGAAGTCGAGGTGAAGATTCCGTGCCAGGAGAACCCTCTCGACCGGTTTCCGGAGCTGGTTCGAGAGATCGTGGCAGCCCGTCACTTCGAGGACAACTGGTTGCTCGATTTTGACGACCGTCGCCTGGCTCGCAAGGATTCTGTCCTGAGGGTGCGGCTCGTTGGCGACCGGGGATGGATCACCTTCAAACGGGCGGTGAAGGATGACACGCCATACAAAGTCCGGGAGGAGATCGAAGCTGAGACCGACAACCCGCAGGCGGTGCTGGCTCTGTTGCGCCATCTCGATCTTAAACCGGTTTTCCGGTATCAGAAATTTCGCACATCCTATCGGGTGAGCCTTCCGTCGGGAGCATCGCTCAGCGCCATGTATGATGAGACCCCGATCGGGAACTTCCTGGAGGTCGAAGGGACCGAAGCGGCTATTGACGAGTTCCTCGGTCATCTTGGGATCGCCCAACACGCCGTGATCACGTTAAGCTATCCTGCACTCTACAAAGCCCGCTGCCGCGAGAGCGGTGGATCCGATACCGAGATGGTCTTCGGCGACACGACGATGGCCTGA
- a CDS encoding NDP-sugar synthase: MRAMILAAGLGTRLWPLTADRAKPAVPFLNRPIITYTVEYLKKFGIYDIIVNLHHQGESIRRVLGDGSAFGVTITYSEEAEILGTGGALDKVRHLLADDTFVVVNGKIITEIDLAAALSTHRERRALATLVLRRNREWDRFSIVEVDGDGRIRRFGGFPAPLTEEGAPSMPAGAVLDDHAPLMFTGIQILEPEIFEFIPRGRFSHTTLEAYPRAIEAGRLIAAHVAEGRWYDLSTLERYLRASLELLQERGMTALLGTGSNVEDGAAVTGSILWERVFVNRSATLRHCIVGDDVVIPPDSHFERVAIVRAALCSAPPERGSIIGDNLVVPF, from the coding sequence ATGCGCGCGATGATTCTCGCCGCCGGATTGGGGACGCGGCTCTGGCCGCTCACGGCAGACCGCGCCAAACCGGCTGTGCCTTTTCTCAATCGGCCGATCATAACCTACACGGTCGAGTACCTGAAGAAGTTCGGCATCTACGACATCATCGTGAACCTTCATCACCAGGGCGAGTCCATTCGCCGCGTCCTGGGTGACGGGTCGGCTTTTGGGGTCACGATCACCTATTCCGAAGAAGCAGAAATCCTCGGCACAGGGGGAGCCCTCGATAAGGTCCGTCATCTTCTGGCGGATGACACCTTCGTCGTCGTCAACGGCAAAATCATCACGGAGATTGATCTCGCTGCCGCCCTCTCGACGCATCGTGAGCGGCGGGCCCTGGCTACACTTGTTTTGCGTCGCAACCGCGAGTGGGACCGCTTCAGCATTGTTGAGGTGGATGGCGACGGACGAATTCGCCGCTTCGGCGGGTTCCCTGCCCCTCTGACGGAAGAGGGAGCCCCTTCGATGCCAGCGGGCGCGGTTCTGGACGACCATGCGCCCCTCATGTTCACCGGCATTCAAATTCTCGAGCCGGAGATTTTCGAGTTCATTCCTCGAGGTCGGTTTTCACACACGACGCTTGAGGCTTATCCTCGCGCCATCGAAGCGGGGCGATTGATCGCCGCTCACGTGGCTGAAGGGCGCTGGTATGATTTGAGCACGCTGGAACGGTATCTCCGGGCGAGTCTTGAGCTCCTTCAAGAGCGAGGCATGACCGCTCTCCTGGGAACGGGATCGAATGTCGAAGATGGAGCCGCCGTGACCGGTTCGATTCTCTGGGAACGTGTCTTTGTGAATCGCTCGGCGACACTTCGTCACTGCATCGTTGGAGACGATGTCGTTATCCCGCCCGACAGTCACTTTGAGCGCGTAGCTATCGTACGCGCTGCGCTGTGTTCGGCTCCTCCCGAACGAGGGAGTATTATCGGGGATAATCTCGTTGTCCCGTTTTGA
- a CDS encoding xanthine dehydrogenase family protein subunit M yields the protein MIPSAFEYFAPSSVSEAVSLLSTYRDQAKLLAGGHSLIPLMKLRLAQPKYVIDLSRIAELTSIRDEGDAIVVGALARHHAVETSDIIRQKCPVLAEAAGKIGDVQVRNMGTIGGSLAHADPAADYPAAILALGAQMHLVGPRGERSVMAEDFFVDLLTTALQPDELLVSVRIPAIKPRTGTAYIKIPQKASGFALCGVAALVTVDQNNICQDAAIGITGVAAKAYRAKGVEASLRGQKMEGQTLADAAAKAAEGVDPLEDIHASAEYRAHLARVCCRRALELALSRI from the coding sequence ATGATTCCGAGTGCCTTTGAATACTTCGCGCCATCGAGCGTGAGCGAAGCCGTTTCGCTTCTGAGCACGTACCGTGACCAAGCCAAGCTTCTGGCGGGAGGACACAGTTTGATCCCGTTGATGAAACTTCGTCTGGCGCAGCCGAAGTATGTGATTGACCTGAGCCGGATCGCAGAGCTGACCTCGATTCGGGACGAAGGAGATGCCATTGTGGTGGGGGCACTTGCCCGACATCATGCCGTCGAGACATCCGACATCATCAGGCAAAAATGCCCGGTGCTGGCTGAAGCGGCAGGCAAGATCGGTGATGTTCAAGTTCGGAACATGGGGACGATCGGAGGGAGCCTCGCGCACGCCGACCCGGCAGCCGATTATCCGGCAGCCATCCTGGCTCTAGGGGCGCAGATGCACCTGGTTGGTCCCCGTGGGGAACGGTCGGTGATGGCGGAGGATTTTTTTGTTGATCTCCTGACGACGGCCCTCCAACCGGATGAGCTTCTGGTGTCCGTCCGCATTCCCGCAATTAAGCCTCGAACGGGAACGGCTTATATCAAGATCCCGCAAAAGGCCTCGGGTTTTGCCTTGTGCGGCGTTGCAGCTCTGGTTACGGTAGATCAAAACAATATCTGCCAGGATGCTGCCATCGGGATCACGGGAGTGGCCGCGAAGGCATATCGGGCGAAAGGCGTCGAGGCCTCACTTAGGGGCCAGAAGATGGAGGGCCAGACTCTCGCCGATGCCGCCGCCAAAGCGGCCGAGGGCGTTGATCCACTGGAGGATATTCACGCTTCGGCGGAGTATCGCGCACACCTGGCGCGGGTCTGCTGCCGGCGCGCCCTGGAACTGGCACTCTCACGCATCTGA
- the cutA gene encoding glyceraldehyde dehydrogenase subunit alpha has product MAKKYVGQPIKRVEDPRLITGQSRYVDDIRLPGMLYMAFVRSIHAHARIKALDVEAARTAPGVVLVLTGADIDDRIGDVPVVGRLAEMKIPRHRPLATGKVHYVGEPIAAVVATDRYLARDAVDLITVDYEPLEAVVDPEKAIEEGAPIIHEEFPNNVVFVWRLSGGDIDRAFREADVVVRQRMVNQRLIPVAMEPRAVVAEYLTGGELTLWTSTQIPHLARTQIARMLGLPEHMVRVIAPEVGGGFGSKLNVYAEEALVGYAAMKLGRPVKWTETRRENFLTTIHGRGQIDYVEAAAKKDGTVLGLRLKIIQDIGAYHQLLTPAIPTLTGLMATGPYRIPHLSVEIIGAFTNKMATDAYRGAGRPEATYLLERTMDLVAAELGMDPIEVRKKNFPRADEFPFPTASGLLYDSGNYAAALERAVSLIGYDELRREQRQLRDQGRYMGIGISSYVEICALGPSPALATGGWESATIRVEPTGRVTVLTGASPHGQGQETSFAQIVADEFGLDIEDVRVIHGDTGIVQYGIGTFGSRATAVGGAALFGAAQKVKEKAQRLAAHLLGEENVANVGFEDGKFFVKDNPQRAVSFRDVAAASYAAKNLPPGMEPGLVATFFFEPTNFTFPFGTHIAVVEVDPETGAVELKRYVAVDDCGRVINPLLVDGQVHGGIVQSIGQALFEEAVYDESGQLVTGELTDYAIPRASDVPWFETDRTETPSPVNPLGVKGVGEAGTIAATPAIVNAVVDALSPLGVRHIDMPLKPEKIWRLVHRV; this is encoded by the coding sequence ATGGCCAAAAAGTACGTTGGTCAACCCATCAAGCGTGTGGAAGACCCTCGACTCATCACTGGGCAATCCCGGTATGTGGATGATATCCGGTTGCCGGGGATGCTCTATATGGCATTTGTACGTAGCATTCACGCTCACGCCCGCATAAAAGCGCTCGACGTTGAGGCGGCGCGAACCGCTCCCGGTGTGGTGCTGGTTTTGACGGGGGCAGATATTGATGATCGCATCGGCGACGTTCCCGTCGTGGGGCGATTGGCCGAGATGAAAATCCCCCGACACCGGCCACTGGCTACGGGCAAAGTCCACTATGTTGGCGAACCGATCGCGGCGGTGGTCGCGACAGACAGGTATCTGGCCCGGGACGCCGTTGACCTCATCACAGTGGATTACGAGCCGCTGGAGGCCGTGGTGGACCCGGAGAAGGCTATCGAAGAGGGAGCGCCCATCATCCACGAAGAGTTTCCCAACAATGTCGTGTTCGTCTGGCGGTTGAGCGGCGGCGATATTGACCGTGCATTTCGTGAAGCCGATGTGGTTGTCAGGCAGCGAATGGTCAACCAGCGGCTCATTCCTGTAGCGATGGAGCCGCGAGCGGTCGTGGCCGAGTACTTAACGGGGGGAGAACTGACCCTCTGGACCTCAACTCAGATTCCCCACCTCGCGCGCACCCAAATTGCGCGTATGCTGGGATTACCCGAACACATGGTTCGCGTCATCGCTCCGGAAGTCGGTGGAGGCTTCGGCAGCAAACTCAACGTCTATGCTGAAGAAGCTCTGGTCGGCTATGCCGCGATGAAGCTCGGCCGTCCGGTCAAATGGACCGAGACGCGGCGCGAGAACTTTTTGACGACAATTCACGGTCGCGGCCAGATTGATTATGTCGAGGCCGCCGCGAAAAAAGACGGAACCGTGCTCGGCCTCCGGCTCAAGATCATTCAAGACATCGGAGCCTATCATCAGCTTTTGACCCCGGCGATTCCGACGCTCACCGGACTGATGGCCACCGGGCCCTACAGGATTCCCCATCTTTCGGTAGAAATCATCGGAGCGTTCACGAACAAAATGGCCACTGATGCCTATCGCGGAGCAGGCCGACCGGAAGCGACTTATCTGCTCGAAAGAACGATGGATCTGGTGGCCGCAGAGCTTGGCATGGATCCCATCGAGGTTCGCAAGAAAAATTTCCCTCGGGCGGACGAGTTTCCTTTCCCGACGGCCAGTGGGCTCCTGTACGACAGCGGCAATTACGCCGCCGCTCTGGAGCGCGCGGTCTCGCTCATCGGCTACGACGAACTGCGCCGGGAACAGCGACAGCTCCGCGATCAGGGGAGGTATATGGGCATTGGCATCTCAAGCTATGTCGAAATCTGTGCTCTGGGGCCATCCCCTGCTCTTGCCACCGGAGGATGGGAGAGCGCCACCATTCGTGTCGAGCCGACGGGACGGGTGACGGTGCTTACGGGCGCTTCCCCACACGGTCAAGGTCAGGAGACGTCGTTCGCCCAGATCGTGGCCGACGAATTCGGTCTGGATATCGAAGATGTTCGCGTCATTCATGGTGACACCGGTATTGTCCAGTATGGGATCGGAACGTTCGGAAGCCGGGCCACTGCCGTGGGCGGCGCGGCTCTTTTCGGAGCTGCCCAGAAGGTGAAAGAAAAGGCCCAACGGCTCGCCGCCCATCTCCTCGGCGAGGAGAATGTCGCCAATGTCGGCTTTGAAGACGGAAAGTTTTTCGTCAAGGATAACCCCCAGAGAGCCGTGTCCTTTCGGGATGTCGCAGCGGCTTCTTACGCAGCCAAGAACCTGCCGCCGGGGATGGAACCGGGGCTCGTCGCGACATTCTTCTTTGAACCGACGAATTTCACCTTTCCTTTCGGTACGCATATTGCCGTCGTCGAAGTTGATCCCGAGACGGGCGCCGTTGAACTGAAACGCTACGTCGCCGTGGATGACTGTGGACGAGTGATCAATCCGCTGCTTGTGGACGGGCAGGTTCACGGGGGAATCGTGCAGTCCATCGGACAGGCGCTCTTCGAGGAGGCTGTTTATGATGAATCCGGGCAGTTGGTCACGGGGGAATTGACCGATTATGCGATCCCCCGTGCGTCCGATGTCCCGTGGTTTGAAACCGATCGCACGGAAACGCCGTCGCCGGTCAATCCTCTAGGCGTCAAAGGCGTCGGAGAGGCGGGAACGATCGCGGCGACCCCGGCTATTGTCAACGCCGTTGTTGACGCTCTCTCCCCGCTTGGCGTTCGGCATATTGATATGCCACTCAAACCGGAAAAGATTTGGCGACTGGTTCATCGCGTTTGA
- a CDS encoding (2Fe-2S)-binding protein has translation MVGRLIQTTINGTVYRHEVEPRLLLVHYLRDVLGLTGTHIGCETGLCGACTVLFNGVAVKSCMVLAVQADGGEITTIEGLAREGTLHPVQEGFWVKHGLQCGYCTPGMILAAYQLLLRNPQPTVEEIRHGLEGNLCRCTGYQHIIEAVRYAADKMKGSAP, from the coding sequence CTGGTGGGTAGACTAATCCAGACAACAATCAATGGCACTGTCTATCGGCATGAGGTTGAACCTCGACTCCTGCTTGTTCATTACCTGCGGGATGTCCTTGGCTTGACAGGGACGCATATCGGATGCGAGACGGGGCTCTGTGGGGCTTGCACGGTTCTCTTCAACGGAGTGGCCGTGAAATCCTGCATGGTCCTGGCAGTGCAGGCCGATGGCGGTGAGATTACGACCATTGAGGGCCTGGCTCGCGAGGGCACACTTCATCCCGTTCAGGAAGGATTCTGGGTCAAGCATGGCCTTCAGTGCGGGTATTGCACGCCGGGCATGATCCTCGCCGCCTATCAACTTCTTTTGAGGAATCCTCAGCCCACAGTCGAGGAAATTCGTCATGGGCTTGAAGGGAACCTGTGCAGGTGCACGGGGTATCAGCATATCATCGAAGCCGTGCGGTATGCTGCCGACAAAATGAAGGGATCGGCCCCTTAG
- a CDS encoding KH domain-containing protein, which produces MKELVEQIVKVLVDNPDEVKVREIAGAGTIVYELRVAKSDLGKVIGKQGANAKAIRTILSAAGMKQKKRVSLEILED; this is translated from the coding sequence ATGAAAGAACTGGTCGAACAAATCGTGAAGGTGCTTGTGGATAATCCTGATGAGGTCAAGGTCCGAGAGATCGCAGGGGCCGGAACAATTGTCTATGAACTGCGGGTCGCCAAGTCTGATCTGGGGAAGGTCATCGGAAAGCAAGGAGCCAATGCCAAAGCGATTCGCACGATCCTGAGCGCCGCCGGAATGAAGCAAAAAAAGCGCGTCAGCCTGGAGATTCTTGAGGACTGA
- the uvrA gene encoding excinuclease ABC subunit UvrA — translation MTMDRITIRGAREHNLKNLDLEIPHHSLTVITGLSGSGKSSLAFDTLYAEGQRRYIDSLSAYARQFLDQFEKPDVDSIEGLSPALSIEQKTISRSPRSTVGTVTEIYDYLRVLFSSIGRPHCPQCRQPITRQSVDQIVKTILEIPSGERVMILAPIVRGRKGEFRKELEKLARQGFLRARIDGELRSLEEPISLSRRKNHTIEIVVDRLLIKPGIRERLESAVKTALKLTGGTVLVSVVDGSEHLYSEKMACVECGFSVPALEPRFFSFNSPYGACPECQGLGVKPTIIPERIIVDPQKPLKDLDLVSPDRATELYLKNALLALAQHFKLDVRTPFAELPENVKNAFFYGTKEKLTAGRFGSRQNPPWIGAVRLLERSLARRNGYESDDENGDMTASSLVRLMPCPACRGKRLQPASLAVTVGGRSIADYTAMPIGEALEVFRLLPQHLTARELEIAGLLLKEICSRLEFLERVGVGYLTLDRPATTLSGGEAQRIRLATQIGSQLRGVLYVLDEPSIGLHPRDNRRLLETLERLRDLGNTVVVVEHDEETIRRADYVIDLGPGAGSQGGFLVASGPPEAIAQNPHSLTGQYLSGQRTIPIPEVRRRPQGKFLTVHGAAANNLKHITVRFPLGLLICVTGVSGSGKSSLVDEILYRALAQKLYGSTAEPGPHEKITGTESIDKVIEIDQSPIGRTPRSNPATYVGVFTFIRQLFAQLPEARARGYKQGRFSFNVKGGRCDACQGDGLKRIEMNFLPDVYVPCEVCRGSRYNQETLSVRYKGYSIADVLQMTVEDAYELLENIPPIRQKLQTLRDVGLGYIQLGQPATTLSGGEAQRIKLAKELSKRPTGRTLYILDEPTTGLHFEDVRKLLEVLQRLVDMGNTVIVIEHNLEVIKCADWIIDLGPEGGDAGGYIVAEGPPEVVAQTPSSYTGQALAPILRGQAPPSV, via the coding sequence ATGACGATGGATAGAATTACGATCCGGGGGGCCCGGGAGCACAATCTTAAAAATCTCGACTTGGAGATCCCGCACCATTCCCTGACGGTGATTACGGGGCTGAGCGGCTCAGGGAAGTCAAGCCTCGCTTTCGATACCCTTTACGCAGAGGGGCAGCGGCGCTATATAGACTCGCTCTCGGCCTACGCCCGCCAGTTCCTCGATCAGTTCGAAAAACCCGATGTTGACTCCATCGAAGGACTCTCACCCGCCCTGTCCATCGAGCAGAAAACTATCAGTCGAAGTCCTCGCTCAACAGTGGGAACGGTGACCGAGATTTACGATTACCTGAGAGTCCTTTTCTCCTCGATTGGTCGCCCTCACTGTCCCCAATGTCGTCAACCCATTACTCGCCAATCAGTCGATCAGATCGTCAAGACGATTCTGGAGATTCCTTCGGGTGAACGGGTGATGATCCTGGCTCCCATTGTGCGCGGGAGAAAGGGGGAATTTCGCAAGGAGCTGGAGAAGCTGGCGCGTCAGGGGTTTCTCCGCGCCCGCATTGATGGTGAGCTTCGGTCTCTGGAGGAACCGATCTCGCTCAGCCGCCGAAAGAACCACACGATTGAGATCGTGGTGGATCGGCTCTTGATCAAGCCGGGGATCCGCGAGCGGCTGGAATCGGCGGTCAAAACGGCATTGAAGCTGACCGGAGGCACTGTGTTGGTTTCAGTGGTGGATGGGAGCGAGCACCTGTACTCGGAAAAGATGGCCTGCGTCGAATGCGGGTTCTCTGTTCCCGCCCTGGAACCGCGCTTTTTCTCCTTCAACAGTCCATACGGAGCATGCCCGGAATGCCAGGGGTTGGGGGTGAAGCCGACCATCATTCCCGAACGTATTATCGTGGATCCTCAGAAGCCCCTTAAGGACCTCGACCTGGTCTCGCCGGATCGAGCGACGGAACTTTATCTGAAGAATGCGCTGCTCGCTCTGGCACAACACTTCAAGCTAGATGTCCGAACACCGTTTGCGGAGTTGCCGGAAAATGTCAAGAATGCCTTTTTCTACGGGACGAAAGAAAAGCTCACCGCTGGCCGCTTTGGATCGAGGCAGAACCCTCCCTGGATAGGTGCAGTTCGCCTTCTTGAGCGATCCCTCGCTCGACGAAATGGCTACGAGAGCGATGACGAAAACGGGGACATGACCGCCTCCTCGCTGGTTCGCCTGATGCCCTGTCCCGCCTGCAGGGGGAAGCGGTTGCAGCCTGCGAGTCTGGCTGTCACAGTGGGCGGTCGGTCAATAGCCGACTATACGGCCATGCCTATTGGCGAGGCCTTGGAAGTGTTTCGCCTCCTCCCTCAACATCTGACGGCGCGGGAGCTAGAGATCGCCGGCCTCCTCCTCAAAGAGATTTGCTCCCGTTTGGAATTTCTCGAACGAGTCGGTGTCGGATACTTGACGCTCGACCGTCCGGCCACGACCCTTTCCGGAGGAGAAGCCCAGCGGATCCGCCTGGCCACTCAGATCGGGTCCCAGCTGCGCGGCGTGCTCTATGTCCTCGATGAGCCGTCCATCGGCCTTCATCCCCGGGATAACCGTCGTTTGCTGGAGACCCTTGAACGATTACGCGACCTCGGAAATACCGTCGTCGTCGTGGAACATGATGAAGAAACGATCCGACGGGCTGACTATGTGATTGACCTCGGTCCGGGGGCGGGAAGTCAGGGTGGATTTCTCGTCGCCAGTGGTCCCCCTGAGGCTATCGCACAAAATCCACACTCTCTCACCGGACAGTACCTGTCCGGTCAACGAACTATTCCCATTCCCGAGGTGCGGCGTCGCCCCCAGGGGAAGTTTCTCACGGTTCATGGGGCGGCGGCTAATAACCTCAAACATATAACGGTGCGATTTCCTCTGGGCCTGCTGATTTGCGTCACGGGGGTATCGGGTTCCGGGAAGTCCTCGCTCGTAGACGAGATTCTCTATCGGGCCTTGGCCCAAAAACTCTATGGGAGTACAGCGGAGCCAGGACCGCATGAAAAGATCACGGGAACGGAGTCCATTGATAAAGTGATCGAAATAGACCAATCGCCGATTGGACGCACACCGAGATCGAATCCAGCGACCTACGTGGGCGTCTTCACTTTTATCCGCCAACTGTTCGCCCAGTTACCGGAAGCCCGGGCGCGCGGCTACAAACAAGGGCGATTCAGTTTCAATGTGAAAGGTGGCCGGTGTGACGCCTGTCAGGGTGACGGCCTTAAACGAATCGAGATGAATTTCCTCCCCGATGTTTATGTTCCTTGCGAGGTTTGTCGGGGCTCCCGCTACAATCAAGAGACCTTGAGCGTCCGCTATAAGGGTTACTCCATTGCTGATGTCCTGCAGATGACCGTTGAAGACGCCTATGAGCTTCTGGAAAACATTCCGCCGATTAGGCAAAAACTGCAAACCCTGCGCGATGTGGGACTCGGATACATCCAGCTCGGCCAGCCGGCCACGACACTGTCGGGAGGCGAAGCCCAACGGATAAAGCTCGCCAAGGAACTCAGTAAACGACCCACTGGTCGTACCCTCTACATCCTGGACGAACCAACGACGGGTCTGCACTTTGAAGATGTGAGGAAGCTGCTGGAGGTGCTTCAACGGCTCGTTGACATGGGCAATACGGTGATCGTGATCGAACACAACCTTGAAGTCATTAAGTGTGCCGACTGGATCATTGACCTTGGGCCCGAAGGGGGAGACGCCGGAGGATACATCGTCGCAGAAGGCCCTCCCGAGGTGGTGGCTCAAACACCGAGTTCTTATACCGGCCAGGCCCTGGCTCCGATCCTTCGGGGACAAGCCCCACCCTCAGTGTGA